The following proteins come from a genomic window of Lolium rigidum isolate FL_2022 chromosome 5, APGP_CSIRO_Lrig_0.1, whole genome shotgun sequence:
- the LOC124651949 gene encoding uncharacterized protein LOC124651949, with the protein MGRKAGGLYINPKKFGGVIKPCMMEMTSFLNCLALNKQNDDKCMRQKELLVTCTQAQKGKQKNAGQTINYHLHRLGRDKFK; encoded by the exons ATGGGTCGGAAGGCTGGTGGGTTGTACATAAACCCAAAAAAGTTTGGCGGCGTCATCAAGCCTTGtatgatggagatgacttccttCCTCAACTGCCTCGCTTTGAACAAGCAGAACGACGACAAGTGCATGAGGCAGAAGGAGCTCCTGGTTACCTGCACTCAGGCTCAG AAAGGGAAGCAGAAGAATGCGGGCCAGACCATCAATTACCATCTTCACCGGCTTGGGCGAGACAAGTTCAAGTAG
- the LOC124657795 gene encoding probable purine permease 5: MEKLRQQAIRVPLIAAAPEAAAMEEDSSSDPDVSLVQRASKLISSTVTAYRGKPPSFWALLALSAGAMLTAFPASSLLSRVYYDGGGQSKWILSWSAVAGWPIPALLLPPCYLLLDGASPTWPPPPRLCLWYALLGLLSAADNLMYAWAYAYLPASTASLVAASSLAFSAVFGRLIVKKNNGMGLATVNAIVVITAGVVIVALDSGSDRYPGITDRQYAVGFALDVLGSALHGLIFALSELAFATHLAAAAGSNDGGGAASSSSSRFFHVVLEQQVAVSLSAFAFTSVGLAVFGEGFGAMGQEAAGFAGGKGAYAIVLGWSAATFQVGVLGATGVVYLGSTVLAGVLNAVRVPVTSVAAVIWFHDPMSGFKILSLVITVWGFGSYMVGHSGADKKPSRDRSRSGRQTMS, encoded by the exons ATGGAGAAGCTCCGGCAGCAGGCCATCCGAGTCCCGCTCATAGCTGCAGCCCCAG AAGCTGCAGCGATGGAAGAGGACTCATCATCGGACCCCGACGTATCCCTGGTCCAGAGAGCGTCGAAGCTCATCTCCTCCACGGTAACGGCTTACCGTGGCAAGCCGCCCTCCTTCTGGGCCCTCCTCGCCCTCAGCGCCGGCGCGATGCTGACGGCGTTCCCGGCGTCGAGCCTGCTCTCGCGGGTCTACTACGACGGCGGCGGGCAGAGCAAGTGGATCCTCTCGTGGTCGGCGGTCGCCGGCTGGCCCATACCGGCGCTGCTCCTGCCACCCTGCTACCTTCTGCTCGACGGGGCATCGCcgacgtggccgccgccgcccaggctGTGCCTCTGGTACGCGCTGCTGGGGCTCCTCAGCGCCGCCGACAACCTCATGTACGCCTGGGCGTACGCGTACCTGCCGGCCTCCACCGCGTCCCTCGTCGCCGCGTCGTCCCTCGCCTTCTCGGCGGTGTTCGGCCGTTTGATCGTCAAGAAGAACAACGGGATGGGGCTGGCCACGGTGAACGCGATCGTGGTCATCACCGCCGGCGTGGTGATCGTCGCGCTGGACTCCGGGTCCGACCGGTACCCGGGGATCACGGACAGGCAGTACGCGGTGGGGTTCGCCCTGGACGTGCTCGGGTCGGCGCTCCACGGCCTCATCTTCGCGCTCTCGGAGCTTGCCTTCGCCACGcacctcgccgccgctgccggcagTAATGACGGCGGAGGGgccgcttcgtcgtcgtcgtcccggTTCTTCCACGTGGTGCTGGAGCAGCAGGTGGCGGTGTCGCTGAGCGCGTTCGCGTTCACGTCGGTCGGGCTGGCCGTCTTCGGGGAGGGGTTCGGGGCGATGGGGCAGGAGGCGGCGGGGTTCGCCGGCGGCAAAGGGGCGTACGCGATTGTGCTGGGGTGGTCGGCGGCGACGTTCCAGGTGGGCGTCCTGGGGGCGACCGGGGTGGTGTACCTGGGGTCGACGGTGCTGGCGGGCGTGCTGAACGCggtgagggtgccggtgacgagcgTGGCGGCGGTGATCTGGTTCCATGACCCCATGAGCgggttcaagatcttgtctttggtcaTCACGGTGTGGGGGTTCGGGTCCTACATGGTTGGTCACTCCGGCGCCGACAAGAAACCGTCCAGAGATCGATCTCGAAGCGGGAGGCAAACCATGAGCTGA
- the LOC124657577 gene encoding probable purine permease 5 has product MEKHGDGEERHHAIRVPLTAATPGMEEDSSSDPDLVLDTNVSLLHRASKLISSSATAYRGRPPSFWALLALSAGAMLTAFPASSLLSRVYYDAGGQSKWILSWSAVAGWPIPALLLPPCYLLLEGASPTWPPPPGLCLWYALLGLLSAADNLMYAWAYAYLPASTASLVAASSLAFSAVFGRLIVKKNNRMGLATVNAIVVITAGVVIVALDSGSDRYPGITDGQYAVGFALDVLGSALHGLIFALSELAFATHLAAAAGSNDGASSSSSSSRFFHVVLEQQVAVSLCAFAFTSAGLAVFGEGFGAMGQEAAGFAGGEGAYAIVLGWSAATFQVGVLGATGVVYLGSTVLAGVLNAVRVPVTSVAAVIWFHDPMSGFKILSLVITVWGFGSYMVGHSGADKKPSRDRSRSGRQTMS; this is encoded by the exons ATGGAGAAACACGGCGACGGCGAAGAGCGCCACCACGCCATCCGAGTCCCGCTCACGGCTGCAACCCCAG GGATGGAAGAGGACTCATCATCAGACCCTGATCTCGTCTTGGACACCAACGTGTCTCTGCTCCACAGAGCGTCGAAGCTCATCTCCTCCTCTGCAACGGCGTACCGGGGCAGGCCGCCCTCCTTCTGGGCCCTCCTCGCCCTCAGCGCCGGCGCGATGCTGACGGCGTTCCCGGCGTCGAGCCTGCTGTCGCGGGTCTACTACGACGCCGGCGGGCAGAGCAAGTGGATCCTCTCGTGGTCGGCGGTCGCCGGTTGGCCGATCCCGGCGCTGCTCCTGCCACCCTGCTACCTCCTCCTCGAGGGGGCGTCGCcgacgtggccgccgccgcccgggctcTGCCTCTGGTACGCGCTGCTGGGGCTCCTCAGCGCCGCCGACAACCTCATGTACGCCTGGGCCTACGCGTACCTGCCGGCCTCCACCGCGTCCCTCGTCGCCGCGTCGTCCCTCGCCTTCTCGGCGGTGTTCGGCCGTTTGATTGTCAAGAAGAACAACAGGATGGGGCTGGCGACGGTGAACGCCATCGTGGTCATCACGGCCGGCGTGGTGATCGTCGCGCTGGACTCGGGGTCCGACCGGTACCCGGGGATCACGGACGGCCAGTACGCGGTGGGGTTCGCGCTGGACGTGCTCGGGTCGGCGCTCCACGGCCTCATCTTCGCGCTCTCGGAGCTCGCCTTCGCCACGCACCTCGCGGCCGCTGCCGGCAGTAATGACggcgcttcgtcgtcgtcgtcgtcgtcccggTTCTTCCACGTGGTGCTGGAGCAGCAGGTGGCGGTGTCGCTGTGCGCGTTCGCGTTCACGTCGGCCGGGCTGGCCGTCTTCGGGGAGGGGTTCGGGGCGATGGGGCAGGAGGCGGCGGGGTTCGCTGGCGGCGAAGGGGCGTACGCGATTGTGCTGGGGTGGTCGGCGGCGACGTTCCAGGTGGGCGTCCTGGGGGCGACCGGGGTGGTGTACCTGGGGTCGACGGTGCTGGCGGGCGTGCTGAACGCggtgagggtgccggtgacgagcgTGGCGGCGGTGATCTGGTTCCACGACCCCATGAGCgggttcaagatcttgtctttggtcaTCACGGTGTGGGGGTTCGGGTCCTACATGGTTGGTCACTCCGGCGCCGACAAGAAACCGTCCAGAGATCGATCTCGAAGCGGGAGGCAAACCATGAGCTGA